Genomic window (Candidatus Nitrosocosmicus franklandus):
GAGAATATCAAAGTGACGAGATATTACTAGACTATCGACATCTAACTCTTAGGACACGTAAATTTATATCTATTGGGAAACTAAGAGGATCTTTATTAAAGTATTCTCGACATTGGTTCGATAAAGAGGATTGGATGGAGGTAACTCCTCCCTTGCTTGTGAAAGGCGCAGTTGAAGGCGGGGCAACTTTATTCGAAGTCAAATATTTTGATAATATCGCATATCTTTCTCAAAGCTCTCAATTGTATTTAGAAGCCATGATATACAGTTTAGGCCCTGTATGGACAATTAGTCCCTCATTTAGAGCAGAAAGGTCAAGAACCGTAAGACATTTAGCGGAATTTACTCATTTGGAAGCAGAGATTCCTTGGATAGGGTTGCCAGACCTACTTTCGATTCAAGAGAACCTGATATATTACATTATTACGATGATCAAGACATACAATCAAAAGGAATTGAATTTTTTAAGCAAAGATGCACTTAAAAGATTAGAAAAAATATCACCCCCTTTTGAAAGAATCAGCTATGGAAAAGCCATTGATATTTTAAGATCCCTTGATTGTAAGATTATGGATCAGGATGGAAAGGAAAGAAATATAGAATGGGGTGATGACCTCAGTACCGAATCAGAAAGAGAATTAACAAAGGACAGAACTAATCCCATTTTTATAACTGAATATCC
Coding sequences:
- the asnS gene encoding asparagine--tRNA ligase, whose translation is MSRRIADVKRENEIGANVSLRGWVHRLRKQKEKTFIILRDERGDIIQAVCPSNLTKKLTIESSVEITGRLEKDDRAIEGGYELKVNKITIFNIAATDYPIGEYQSDEILLDYRHLTLRTRKFISIGKLRGSLLKYSRHWFDKEDWMEVTPPLLVKGAVEGGATLFEVKYFDNIAYLSQSSQLYLEAMIYSLGPVWTISPSFRAERSRTVRHLAEFTHLEAEIPWIGLPDLLSIQENLIYYIITMIKTYNQKELNFLSKDALKRLEKISPPFERISYGKAIDILRSLDCKIMDQDGKERNIEWGDDLSTESERELTKDRTNPIFITEYPLKIKPFYVKQNPSDENTGLAVDLLAPYGFGEISGGGIREDNLSVLKNKIRQSNLKIDDYLWYLDLRKYGSIPHGGFGLGIERFLRWILNFDDIKDVTLFPRTMSRILP